The Biomphalaria glabrata chromosome 15, xgBioGlab47.1, whole genome shotgun sequence region aagaaaccaaagtgtacatgagtcctcttgcctcttttgtgggcttttttaaatatagatttttatttgtaagttctcataattcacaagtattaaataagaaaacaattgaaaagtaattaacctaaaaatataataatagttatagaaatactatttaatatcaaagactgtGACATACTACCCAACTATTGAAACcactagagacagaaaaatgatacaaggatcctctaccccagaacaatcaacacaatatcaaatatGTGTATCTGATCAATATCAACACCGCACTACTAAAAATGTATTCTCGACtgtaaccatagacataaataaatatagactggccgaaggaagtaacttcatgtaacttgaaaacatgtacatctattgtattcggatttccgaattaagaaaaattgcatgatcttcattcttagagattaaacaaaactacactgacTCCTTatctacaatatatataggtgtgtgtcTGAAaaagatatgaatacttaacttttatactgctcataaatgctgtataataaagtacacaaaattgcaagtcacaaattttcgtttcataaaactctttaatcggccagtctatatttatttatgtctatgattataacatagacatatatatatatatagactggacgataaagaacaaattattatcggaaatatttgggaaaagataagtttgtagatccacatcacaaacctatatatatttgcctatgtctatgattataaaacaaagacaaaatattgggaatatggcagatttgcacttttcaaaactaaagatcaaaggtatatatcggctgaaatgttagtcctagaatttatagctcaatcgccgccatttttttttcacatagatatagtacataaaaatatttgacttcccccaaataaaaataacttcctacttccagtctatatttatttatgtctatggattataatttttatttaataaaactacgaaagaattaattcttttttttttttattaaattcaacAAAAAGTATGTAATTTTTATGTTTCAGACTCAGAATCCGGAACGAACAGTGACTCCGGGATGTTTCCCCAGTTTGACGTCAGGATTTACATCATACTGGCTGTCGTTCCGATACTCATTTTCATCGCCCGTCTCTTGTGGACCTACGTTTTCAGGAATCGCAGACGGAGGCTCCGAGAGGAGAGGCGGGCGAGGCGCCGGGCGCAAGGGAGATATGACGACGATGAAAGCTCGGCAGCACCGGGCGCTGCTAAGCCCCCTCCCTCGTACCAGGACATTTTCGGAGAGCCCGGCCATTTCAAGACTTCCGTGTTTGCAATATCGCGTGAGAACTTGCCGATTTGTTCCACTTGCCGTGGACTTCCATGCAGTGTGGCGAGAGTGATCCAAAGCGGGGGAATCAGGTCTCAGAAAAACAGTCCGATAATTAGATCTACAACGATAACCGCAGATCCTGAGGCCCATAACACAAGTAGCTCTCCAAATGAAGACGATTCATCCACTTCAAATGTCTATGCTAACTGTGATAACTCTCAGGTCTTAGAGCATTCTGCAGCAGAGGCTGTGCTAGAAAGCccagctacacagaacacagaAGATTTTGTTGAAATAGATCTAACTACACCTTCATCTTCCAGAGAAGGACCCGCAGCCACCTCCGGAGCGACTCAGCTCGTGCAAGTAGAAAACGAACTATTACCTCAGGGATATCAGGCAGACGGACAAGCCTCGTCTTCGCCCCAACATAGCACAGAAGCAAATTCCactgtatgtctgtctatcagcCCATTGAAATTACATGCACCGCCTCTAAGCATTTCACAGCCGTGTCCTTGTGTGTGTCACAGAACCATTCCTTTCAGTCACTATAAAGAATTAGGATACGACAATTCCGCCTTCTCTACGGAAGGGGATATTACTCGTCCCTTTCCCGGCATGCACGTGCCACCAATCCCAGACATTCATAGGACGTGGTCGCACGTGTCAGTCATTACCCAATCAGAACTCCCGTCTTATGAAGCCGCACTAGAGCTCatgaacaaagaaacaaaagagtCTGAAGATGGAGGTAGCTGAACATAAATAATCATTCTAACTATGTACGAACTTGATAATTAGTTAACTGACGTCATTAACGCCGCAGGATATTAGCAATGACACTGAAGTCATTGTATATTTGTGAGAAGGTCTACGTAGGCGATTAACtgtttaaagaaacaaaacggttttgaaacatttgatttttgtaggcctaattataaAAATGGCCTTCACcttgctctaaaaaaaaagtctaaacgTATTATTGTGATCATATTGTGAGGTGTTTTGATAAACATTCTGTCCCAAGATCTTTCAATGCCAACTAAAACTATTGAATCGCAACCGATACAATGGTTTGCGGACATCATCTTTTTTTCCCTcgagacctagatctacttattcCTTATGctgtattaataattagaaGTACCATAAGGGCCAGAATGAAACCAGTACTTCAATAAATAAGAGTTACAGAAGTAGGAGGCCTACACCAAGCAGGCAACAGTTGAACATCTAGGTCTAATTTATTGTAAGTTTTGTCGTCTGCGCCTTCCTTCGGCAAGagcttttattttcaattattttggGACTCCTATGTGTATCTTGCAACACAGACCCCCGCATGAGATGCAAACTATGCAGGTATCAACTGGGTCTGCatggtcatgtgaaacacttcACTGGTTCTTCGGAATCGAACTCAATGCTTTAAAGTATGCTGTAAAATGAACCACGTTCAGATGATAGCCTACACAGTGTGTCCTTAATGAGTGTGTGTAGAACACATTAGCCTACTTTGTCAGGTAGACCGTTTCTTGCACACTACTTAGTGCTACCAACTCTAAAACAAAGccaaataaataggcctacaaaaaagtttaaaaaaaaaacacctgcaGTTAGTGAAACCAATGATATGAACTCTAATCAAAGTTGTCCCAGTTAATAACTTAGATGCATATATATAGCGTTGGTATCCTAATGATATTACAGTTCATGTGCATTTAGATATACTGCACCATGctggatttctttttttaaacataagacATACTGCAACATggggaatttcttttttaacctGACACACATCCAATTGTTTTATGTTTCTTTGAGCCAAGCTTGAGACTTAAATATATAACCACTACTTCATTGTTTACCAGCTGCAGTGACACTggaatggattttttaaaacaattttaccaAGCCTGTGTTAGTGTGTAGacctttattatttatatacaaatcTATGATTGCATGTTGTTATTATAGACATCTGAGTTTGTGGTGTGAccagtaaacaaaatatttcttttcaacTTTGTTAGCTtctataataaattttaaaaaacttaatttccacattttttaaaaatctcttccAAGGTTGCAAGCTTTAAATAGTTTAAACTAGCTGAGGATttggaaaaaacaaaatcaaagtttTCTTATCGTAtgaatatagattctagatctaggatagATCTATTGTAAGATTACTACAGTTTAAAGTGTATATCCATTCTAGTTTATTTTAACTTAAGTTTAACAAGTCTATCTTAACAAGTAGCACACTCAAAGAGAATGAATGTTTTATATCTTGTTGAAACAATGATACAAGTTTCTTATTAAagctattcataatttaaaatacaagTCTTATGGTGCTTTTATAGTCTCTTATAGAAATATAGAGAATGTATGTTACATTGTATAGAGATATAGACAATGTATGTTATGATGAATAGTGATGTAGAGTTTCTGTTGCTATTATAGCtttgttaatcttttttttttttttttgccctgaGATGGCAAAAGTGTGCAATTGTTTTTctattggcaaaaaaaaaaaaaaattaaaaaatgtaaactatgCTAAAATATATCAGATGCATGGCTTGAATGGGAATTTAAAGTTGGCCAGTCAGGTGTTGACCAAAACATTCCATCAGTTTTCAGGTAACATGATTGTGGATGAAGCTGTAAGGTATTATGATTGTGGATTGTAAGAAGTGAGCTGCCTGTCTGTATGGTACAAAATGTGTCTCTAGATTCTAAAGATATTACTGTTATGTTGTGACAGAAAACTTGTGAGAACTTTGATAAAACTCTCATCtcattttttgtattgtaaatctttcagttttactgtgaaaatatttctacatcCATTTCTAGTGTTTATTATGTAATATATCAAGTATATGTCATAATAATCTTGTCTTGCTGGTGTATACTCTGAACCAAATGTCTAGACTATGTCAAAACTTGAAATCTATCTGTGATgtcacaaatatatatttttttatactaagAATTCGTCTCTTTGTTTTTACTaaataaagatttttgttttcatctgaTGAGCTTGGTCCAAACATCACTATTAGTCTTATAGGTCAAAACATCACAATTAGTTAGCAACATTGAGTTAGCACTTCTGCTACAGCCTCATataaaagttccctttcagatcttgccatctatgaggcagatgatgttaaaaacACCTCTgtctatggccaacagttaaagagcaaaggtgtcatgttgccagcacaacgaccaaccgcctttactttccccaattggGTGGACTGAGgggcgccctgaaaatcccaaaatcccagtcttcacagagatttgaacccaggaaccCAGGTtaggaagccgagcgcttaaccactcagcaacTGCAACCCCCACCAGCCTCATATGCAAAGCCATTTTGATTTTCTTACTTCTAAGCTATACATTTTATGCTAAAACAGCATAGGCTCAGAGAACATTTGTACACATCATATAGTTATATTGGCCTCCATGGGGACAGATCTGCTTTGACTGAAGTGACTAATTGTATGGttcatatatgtatgtatacatattTTCAAAAATCGATGATGAAATTGACTTCTATGTATCATCCTGCCAATGAGACTTTCGTCAACTGTATAGGCACCCAGCAGCGCTCACTGCACTTCAAACAATGCTAGTAGATTTAGCTGCCATCTCACGCAAGATTTAAGTTCAAAACTTAATCCCCTTAATGGAGTAATTCACCCAGAGACTCAGTTTCCAACATATTCCATTCTTTCAGACAAACACAATAGAACACcatcaaagaaaagaaagactacttaaaaaacagaacaaactaaaaaaagttttaattttaggGAGAAgtttttaacattatttcaaGACTAATTTCAAATCTTGAAGAACACACACAAGAGTCTTTGAGAAATGTTACCCAATCTGAACACTTTGCTTTAGTTCACCGCATTGCTTTGTGTCAAAATGCATTCACTAAATTGTCACAGCTTTCAAGTCAATATGATCACCGCATGGACAAAAAATGAATTATAATAATGACATTGTAATAATTATGCATACAAGATTGTGCAAAGAAAGCGTTGAGATAGTTTGGTGGAGAAATGTAGAAGCCACAATAGAGCcttaattgatattttaacctcAATAGACTAAATGTCATCAACCTTCAGGGTAAAACTGTTTAAAAGATTATGCAAGTAGTAGAGAATGACAAGCTGCATGGTGGCTAACAGATAAAGTACTTGGGTCTGGAGGtcattgatgttttttttttttaactttttatatgattggagatttttaaaaaagccatttCAGACTTTGCAAGCTTTATTGTAGATGATATAAAGAggatgtggtggctgagtgataaagtgtTTGACTTGTGAACCAAGGGGGGGTGTCAGGTTTGAATCTCAGAGAAgattaggatttttaatttctggattttttagGATGGACCCGAGTCCTCCCAACTCTacttgtacctgacattagttgttgaaagtaaaggtggttggttgttgtgctggccacatgatacaaTTGGTCATAGTAACTAGTTTTGATTgacaatatgtaaaaaaaaaaaaagaatttttagaaacatttgtTTCTCTGCAGATAATCTTTTGGCTGTGATCTGCAGTACTATTGGATTCCCCCAGTAAGAGAAGAGACAACATAGCTCTTTGTGCACAAATATTATGCCAGAGAAAAGTCAATTGTCAACAAAAGCAAAACGGACCCGAGTAAGctctaaagaaaataaaacagccaCAAGAATAATTTCAAATCATTGGAAacaaaatgggagaaaaaaaaaagttgtaaaagtctaattgaaaaaaaaaaaagaagcataaaagtaaataattagatttaataaataatCAGAACAAAAAGTATCCACAAAACAAATCAACAGATTTTTTTGGACATTTTCTTCTGCTGAAGAAAGccaaaacatatatgtatataaaattaaaaaaaaactaaaaaaaatcaaataatttaaacattCATACGAATCTATTATGCTTAAAATGACAGCCTAACaataatattggtataaaaaaaaacaactattgcaACAATAAGATTATACAAATGTGTATTGTAGCTAATATCAACATACAGCTGTAAAGCATGAGGTCTGTTGGATGAAACCCTCGATGAGTTGATGACACACACCAAAAAGCAGTAAATCATTATTACAAATACACAATATtgtacaataacaaaacaaggtGTCAGCTGTTTGTTATATCACAGACACAAAACAAAAGGAGAGACATGGTCTTATTATGACAACCCTGGGAACCACAATGGATTGGAACATTTGCAACATACAACACCAacttctgaacatttaaaaaaaaaaaggaaaatcgATATACATCATATTCCCATAGCATAAATAATCTGATCTCCCATTCTCAACAACAATGATTGTGATCTCCCTTTAATCAATAACAATAATTGCACTGAACAAAACTCGATATCAGTGCTCCGTGACTGACAGACTAACAAGTATGCTTTGTTACAAATGAGTGGATGAAATGATTTCTAATAAGAAAGAATGGCCTTGTAGCTAAGTTTTATTTTCCTTGATCCTAAGTTGGACTTTGGAATGtggaaaacaaaatgtccaaTCTTTatagtcatcatcatcaaactccattagagtgagggcttgagaggctcaaatcctctcttgctaaagccctggacagaaaccctgctgtcttgcgtagtgcataaatgtcgccatacagttcgagaattttgggtttcccagacctgtcgagacggagatcagcaagtctggggcagtcaaacagaatctTTATAGTAGACCTGAACAGTGACCTGCGACATAGCAACCgtcagtttagaccaatagctcgttgccgtGTCACAAGTTTTAACATTGGACCTGTGACATGCCAATgtgctattggtctaaactgcccacaggttgcgataGCAGATCAGTGCTCAGGCCTTCTAAATGATTGGTCTTGGTGAGATGCACACATTCACATAAAAAATCTCTTTAATTTTAAGTGGACTGAGGCTGCAGGAATATGATTGAGAACTTGAAATAAGTCAGTCAGAGTCTAGCAGACAGAGAGCACTGAGACTGTATAATGGAATGATTGAACTTGTAGAGATgcagaagcaaaaaaaaaaaaattaaagcaagcAGAATTAAAAGAAATTGAACACTCTTGGTATTTGCAGTTTGTCAATCTAAAATGGTTGAATTAGGTAATTTTTGTAATTGTAGAAAGGTGTAAAATGTGTCATTTTATTGTTATTCAAAAAGTATATTAACAAGCATAAGACATCAAACACAGGTGGAACAAATGAAGTTAGAGCTGCTAATCAAGGCAGACACTTGTCTAGGATATTTTGACAAATGTAGAAATAAAAGTTGTCAAGCATACAATAAACATGACTGTAAACCTGTATGAAGTATTAGCTCTGCTGTCACGACAGCAAACAAACAGTCCTACCAAAGGATCTTAAACTTGAATATAGTTGGCAAGTATTTACTCCAGAGACTTAGCTAACATTGATTTCCAGAgagtttacaaacattttatgatGATGGAATTTTTAGAAGAACAACCAAACCAATGTCATAAGTCAAGTATCTCTTGATTGGGTGGGGAGATATAGGTGTAATCAAATGGGCACTAGACCACACAAAGTAACCAAACACTAAGACCAGTCGGATGTCCTCCAAAATGTTTGGCCAGACAAAACCTAAGTAAGCTAACACAAGAGGTTACACTACAACTTTCAGACAATTTAGGCACGAAATACAGTGCGATATAAATCTCCAGATTCAAGGAGTTAAACCCAGACTTTATTGCTCTGTATGAGGTAATTATCACTGTGTTCATAATGTGAATGTCTTAATTGAACATCTCTTCTCttacagaaacaaaacaaacaaaaaatgatctGAAGTCTATCATTTGAATGATCACATCTTTGCTTCTATTTCTATATGCTAGTAACACAACTCACTTCAACAGGCACAAGGAACAGGGTTGGGGGGCTGGAGATGAAAGCTTTTAAGtgacacttttaaaataatgtcaTCTTGCACTCttgcatgcaaaaaaaaaaaattaaaaaatcacatttCAAAATTGGGGTAGaggagaaagaggggggggggagcatgcTGGAATGGTAAGTGGAGGGGGTAGGGGGATGGCTGTGAAGATATTGCTGTATGTATCAAACTTATAAGAGATTGATTGCACAGCAAGGATGCAACAACTGTGGACAGAATGACAAAATTACAACTGCACTTCTGTAGGCAACATTAGCAGCTATATGAACCTCAAATGTGGGCATCAACAGTCAGCATTATTTACATTAGAGATTCTCACAGTGTGTACACTGACACATCCAgatttcatacaaaaaaaaaaaacccataagAAGCTGACGTATTGCTTTCAGCAGAGAACCAAATCCTTCAATAATATGAATGGCTGAAAAACTTAAGATCTGTTCCAGCAAGTCACAGTGTAACACATACAGGATggaaatatacataaataatgtATATGGATATGAATGTCCAGTCTATGGAGGATTACAGTATGACAAAGACAAAAATACTGTAGGCTGTATAAGTTGAGGAAATGTTTGTAcatcagcattaaaaaaaaaatttttgaatcCCATATCTGATTCATTCTTAGTCTCATGGAATATCATTTCTTGTTACAGGCTCTCCAAGTGTTAATAATTTATTGCACTCTGTTCCTCATTGGTCAGTTCCCAAAATAGTTATTCAATCACACAAGTTCTTCTTAACATCAACCAATGTCTAGACTGGTCATGTGGATTGACCCTTCATGTCCCTGACACTGTTCAGTATCCTCATCCTGTGCTCCGCATCTCTGACACCAAGCTTCATGATGCTTGCAGCAGTCAGCTGGGAGAGTGACCCGATAGAGTCCCAGCCGCTGCGCAGGAAAGCGGATGTATATTCAGACAATCCAAGTCCTTTCAGCCAATCCTGCACTGTGGTGGGCTTCTTCAGCTCTTCATAAGGCCGAATGGCAATAGAGGGATAGatattctagaaaaaaaagaacaaattaggttagttttttttttttaacagattattattattattatagcttttgtatagcgctactttcatgcttatagcacactcagagcgcttttgatccaatctcatttgtggaccagtgggggggagggggtatctaggagttggttttccgtgctgcctttaggcgctcagtaaacacaactctgcccgagtcgggtgtcgagcctcgagcccccttctaggtagccaagccaagttcaagcgcacttggcctctcggcCACGCTGCCCACCAGATGAAGCTCACTGAACACATCCTATCCCTATCACATCCCAGGCCAACTATGAGTATTCAGGGGCAACTTAATGTTAATGAAcaggaggtcccgggttcgaatcctggtgaagacctggagtttttatttttaggatcTTGAGGgcatctctgagtccacccagctctaataggtgcCTCTCATTAGTTGTGaaaaaataaaggcagttgTTAAAggtgggccacataaacagatgatcttaacatcatctgtcctacagaccacaaggtctgaaagggtaacttaaCACATCCTATCAATACACTGTGTCAACTATGAGTATTTGCATCTAAAAGTTGAGAGAAAAGAGTTTGCATAATTCTGGGTGGCTTCAATCACAGCTGTGATATATAATTTTGCCAAAGAAAGCCTTTAGATGTTACATTTAAAATCTAGACAGTGTTGTCTTGACTAGATCCTCATGAAATCTACCGACTTTAAGAACAGCAGTTAAAGTGTACATGTAATTATGGTCCACAGATTGATACTAAAGATTAGcagataaaatataaatgagataatttataataggtaactaaattaaaatctaaagtaaaaaactataagTTTATAATtaggtaaaaaaattaaaaaacttattaaaacatttcttggtttacagaaagaaaaaaaaatgtaaaaaaaaaacaaaaaaccccaaacaaaacaaaacagctaCAGTTCTTTTTGTcacaaaacaaatagatctaggtgGTGCTAAGCcagaaaactaaaaaacaaaagagttgAGCTTACAAAGAATATTGTTGAGTTTAGATTAATGTTGCCGGGGAGATTTAAAACACAGATAAATTTAACAGAGAATCAGCAGTTACACTGGTATTTAAACACTTTCAGTTCTTTCAATAAATATGCTTTTATAACACTGAATCATTCTAAACTAAAgactgttttaaaaaagttatcaaTATAAGACAGACTTTTAGTGTCTTCTTTTTTGAGCCTTAATCACATTCAAGGGATGAAACTCTAGGTTGCTCACTGCCACATCTACATTGAACTTACAGAAATATCTGCACACAAAAATTAACAGTTGAACATTTCATAGACCAAAGATATCAAGAATTCAAAAACCAATTTAGACttctatttcatatttttttgttgcttaCTTCTAAATATCAGGACACTAAAACACCAATCAGCCAGTTCAAACTTAGGCCATTCAATTCAATAAGGCAATGTTTACCTCTGTCTCAGGGAAAGGGGGAGCTGTTGGCGTCAACTTAGGTTTAGGTGACATGTGAGAGAA contains the following coding sequences:
- the LOC129923161 gene encoding uncharacterized protein LOC129923161, translating into MLHKGYKIKGVFLHSNPELSTLSGLHTSKLSTGLMVKNKGSSKWQSDWDKMHSSKQTSSTPGLPPDGTTTKTNVMSSTSTQPTWTDWFDSRPDADGDAELTDTILKKYGKICEKGYEISGTECLRNNVLYFNDTSPRGSVPDTLYYFCSKSGVWCRNRDQYNSSTTCGDYAIRYKCKYSESGTNSDSGMFPQFDVRIYIILAVVPILIFIARLLWTYVFRNRRRRLREERRARRRAQGRYDDDESSAAPGAAKPPPSYQDIFGEPGHFKTSVFAISRENLPICSTCRGLPCSVARVIQSGGIRSQKNSPIIRSTTITADPEAHNTSSSPNEDDSSTSNVYANCDNSQVLEHSAAEAVLESPATQNTEDFVEIDLTTPSSSREGPAATSGATQLVQVENELLPQGYQADGQASSSPQHSTEANSTVCLSISPLKLHAPPLSISQPCPCVCHRTIPFSHYKELGYDNSAFSTEGDITRPFPGMHVPPIPDIHRTWSHVSVITQSELPSYEAALELMNKETKESEDGGS